The following coding sequences lie in one Gorilla gorilla gorilla isolate KB3781 chromosome 5, NHGRI_mGorGor1-v2.1_pri, whole genome shotgun sequence genomic window:
- the SASH1 gene encoding SAM and SH3 domain-containing protein 1 isoform X7, translating into MPKPSREQSDDETEESVKFKRLHKLVNSTRRVRKKLIRVEEMKKPSTEGGEEHVFENSPVLDERSALYSGVHKKPLFFDGSPEKPPEDDSDSLTTSPSSSSLDTWGAGRKLVKTFSKGESRGLIKPPRKMGTFFSYPEEEKAQKVSRSLTEGEMKKGLGSLSHGRTCSFGGFDLTNRSLHVGSNNSDPMGKEGDFVYKEVIKSPTASRISLGKKVKSVKETMRKRMSKKYSSSVSEQDSGLDGMPGSPPPSQPDPEHLDKPKLKAGGSVESLRSSLSGQSSMSGQTVSTTDSSTSNRESVKSEDGDDEEPPYRGPFCGRARVHTDFTPSPYDTDSLKLKKGDIIDIISKPPMGTWMGLLNNKVGTFKFIYVDVLSEDEEKPKRPTRRRRKGRPPQPKSVEDLLDRINLKEHMPTFLFNGYEDLDTFKLLEEEDLDELNIRDPEHRAVLLTAVELLQEYDSNSDQSGSQEKLLVDSQGLSGCSPRDSGCYESSENLENGKTRKASLLSAKSSTEPSLKSFSRNQLGNYPTLPLMKSGDALKQGQEEGRLGGGLAPDTSKSCDPPGVTGLNKNRRSLPVSICRSCETLEGPQTVDTWPRSHSLDDLQAEPGAEQDVPTEVTEPPPQIVPEVPQKTTASSTKAQPLERDSAVDNALLLTQSKRFSEPQKLTTKKLEGSVAASGRGLSPPQCLPRNYDAQPPGAKHGLARTPLEGHRKGHEFEGTHHPLGTKEGVDAEQRMQPKIPSQPPPVPAKKSRERLANGLHPVPMGPSGALPSPDAPCLPVKRGSPASPTSPSDCPPALAPRPLSGQAPGSPPSTRPPPWLSELPENTSLQEHGVKLGPALTRKVSCARGVDLETLTENKLHAEGIDLTEEPYSDKHGRCGIPEALVQRYAEDLDQPERDVAANMDQIRVKQLRKQHRMAIPSGGLTEICRKPVSPGCISSVSDWLISIGLPMYASTLSTAGFSTLSQVPSLSHTCLQEAGITEERHIRKLLSAARLFKLPPGPEAM; encoded by the exons ATGCCGAAGCCG TCAAGAGAACAATCGGATGATGAGACTGAGGAGTCGGTGAAGTTTAAGAGGTTACACAAGCTGGTAAACTCCACTCGCAGAGTCAGAAAGAAACTAATTAGggtggaagaaatgaaaaaacccAGCactgaag GTGGGGAGGAGCACGTGTTTGAGAATTCGCCGGTCCTGGATGAACGGTCCGCCCTCTACTCTGGCGTGCACAAGAAGCCCCTTTTCTTTGATGGCTCTCCTGAGAAACCTCCCGAAGATGACTCAGACTCTCTCACCACGTCTCCATCCTCCAGCAGCCTGGACACCTGGGGGGCTGGCCGGAAGTTAGTCAAAACCTTCAGCAAAGGAGAGAGCCGGGGCCTGATTAAGCCCCCCAGAAAGATGGGGACATTCTTCTCCTACCCAGAAGAAGAAAAGGCCCAGAAAGTGTCCCGCTCCCTCACCGAGGGGGAGATGAAGAAGGGTCTCGGGTCCCTAAGCCACGGG AGAACCTGCAGTTTTGGAGGATTTGACTTGACGAATCGCTCTCTGCACGTTGGCAGTAATAATTCTGACCCAATG GGTAAAGAAGGAGACTTCGTGTACAAAGAAGTCATCAAATCACCTACTGCCTCTCGCATCTCTCTTGGGAAAAAGGTGAAATCAGTGAAAGAGACGATGAGAAAGAGAATGTCTAAAAAATACAGCAGCTCTGTCTCTGAGCAG GACTCGGGCCTTGATGGAATGCCTGGCTCCCCTCCGCCTTCACAGCCCGACCCCGAACACTTGGACAAGCCCAAGCTCAAGGCCGGGGGTTCTGTAGAAAGTCTTCGCAGTTCTCTCAGTGGGCAGAGCTCCATGA GTGGTCAAACAGTGAGCACCACTGATTCCTCAACCAGCAACCGGGAAAGCGTCAAGTCAGAAGATGGGGATGATGAAGAGCCGCCTTACCGAGGCCCGTTCTGCGGGCGTGCCAGGGTGCACACCGACTTCACCCCCAGTCCCTATGACACAGACTCACTCAAGCTCAAG AAAGGAGATATCATCGATATAATCAGCAAGCCACCCATGGGGACCTGGATGGGCCTGCTGAACAACAAAGTCGGCACGTTCAAGTTCATCTACGTGGACGTGCTCAGTGAAGACGAGGAGAAACCCAAACGCCCCACCAGGAGGCGGCGGAAAGGACGACCACCCCAGCCCAAGTCTGTGGAGGATCTCCTGGATCGGATTAACCTAAAA GAGCACATGCCCACTTTCCTGTTCAATGGATATGAAGATTTGGACACCTTTAAGCTGCTGGAGGAGGAAGACTTGGATGAGTTAAATATCAGGGACCCGGAACACAGAGCTGTTCTCTTGACAGCAGTGGAGCTGTTACAAGAGTATGACA GTAACAGCGACCAGTCAGGATCCCAGGAGAAGCTGCTCGTTGACAGCCAGGGCCTGAGTGGATGCTCACCCCGAGACTCAGGATGCTACGAAAGCAGTGAGAACCTGGAAAATG GCAAGACTCGGAAAGCTAGCCTCCTATCTGCCAAGTCATCCACCGAGCCCAGCTTGAAGTCTTTTAGCAGAAACCAGTTGGGCAATTACCCAACATTGCCTTTAATGAAATCAGGGGATGCACTGAAGCAGGGACAGGAGGAGGGCAGGCTGGGTGGTGGCCTTGCCCCAGACACGTCCAAGAGCTGTGACCCACCTGGTGTGACTGGTTTGAATAAAAACCGAAGAAGCCTCCCAGTTTCCATCTGCCGGAGCTGTGAGACCCTGGAGGGCCCCCAGACTGTGGACACTTGGCCCCGATCCCATTCCCTGGATGACCTTCAAGCGGAGCCTGGTGCTGAGCAAGACGTGCCTACCGAGGTGACAGAACCGCCCCCTCAGATTGTACCTGAAGTGCCACAGAAGACGACTGCCTCTTCCACGAAGGCCCAGCCCCTGGAGCGAGACTCTGCTGTCGACAATGCATTGCTACTGACCCAAAGCAAGAGATTTTCTGAACCTCAGAAATTGACAACTAAGAAACTGGAGGGCTCAGTCGCAGCCTCTGGTCGCGGCCTGTCACCCCCTCAGTGTTTGCCCAGAAACTATGATGCTCAGCCTCCTGGAGCTAAACACGGTTTAGCAAGGACACCTCTGGAGGGCCACAGAAAAGGACATGAGTTTGAAGGAACACACCATCCCCTGGGCACCAAAGAAGGGGTAGATGCTGAGCAGAGAATGCAGCCCAAAATTCCATCACAGCCTCCACCTGTTCCTGCCAAAAAGAGCAGAGAACGCCTTGCTAACGGACTCCACCCTGTTCCCATGGGCCCCAGTGGGGCCCTCCCCAGTCCCGATGCGCCATGCCTGCCAGTGAAAAGGGGCAGCCCCGCCAGCCCCACCAGCCCTAGCGACTGTCCCCCAGCACTGGCTCCCAGGCCTCTCTCAGGGCAGGCGCCTGGCAGCCCACCAAGCACAAGGCCGCCCCCCTGGCTCTCAGAGCTCCCCGAGAACACAAGCCTCCAGGAGCATGGTGTGAAGCTGGGCCCGGCTTTGACCAGGAAGGTCTCCTGTGCCCGGGGAGTGGATCTAGAAACGCTCACTGAAAACAAGCTGCACGCTGAAGGCATCGATCTCACGGAGGAGCCGTATTCCGATAAG CATGGCCGCTGTGGGATTCCTGAAGCCCTGGTGCAGAGATACGCAGAGGACTTGGATCAGCCCGAGCGGGACGTCGCCGCCAACATGGACCAGATCCGGGTGAAGCAGCTTCGGAAGCAGCACCGCATGGCG ATTCCAAGTGGTGGACTCACGGAAATCTGCCGAAAGCCCGTCTCTCCTGGGTGCATTTCGTCTGTGTCAGATTGGCTCATTTCCATCGGTCTACCCATGTACGCCAGCACCCTCTCCACCGCGGGCTTCAGCACACTGAGCCAAGTGCCTTCTCTGTCTCACACTTGCCTTCAGGAAGCCGGCATCACAGAGGAGAGACACATAAGAAAGCTCCTATCTGCAGCCAGACTCTTCAAACTGCCGCCAGGCCCTGAGGCCATGTAG
- the SASH1 gene encoding SAM and SH3 domain-containing protein 1 isoform X8: MSREQSDDETEESVKFKRLHKLVNSTRRVRKKLIRVEEMKKPSTEGGEEHVFENSPVLDERSALYSGVHKKPLFFDGSPEKPPEDDSDSLTTSPSSSSLDTWGAGRKLVKTFSKGESRGLIKPPRKMGTFFSYPEEEKAQKVSRSLTEGEMKKGLGSLSHGRTCSFGGFDLTNRSLHVGSNNSDPMGKEGDFVYKEVIKSPTASRISLGKKVKSVKETMRKRMSKKYSSSVSEQDSGLDGMPGSPPPSQPDPEHLDKPKLKAGGSVESLRSSLSGQSSMSGQTVSTTDSSTSNRESVKSEDGDDEEPPYRGPFCGRARVHTDFTPSPYDTDSLKLKKGDIIDIISKPPMGTWMGLLNNKVGTFKFIYVDVLSEDEEKPKRPTRRRRKGRPPQPKSVEDLLDRINLKEHMPTFLFNGYEDLDTFKLLEEEDLDELNIRDPEHRAVLLTAVELLQEYDSNSDQSGSQEKLLVDSQGLSGCSPRDSGCYESSENLENGKTRKASLLSAKSSTEPSLKSFSRNQLGNYPTLPLMKSGDALKQGQEEGRLGGGLAPDTSKSCDPPGVTGLNKNRRSLPVSICRSCETLEGPQTVDTWPRSHSLDDLQAEPGAEQDVPTEVTEPPPQIVPEVPQKTTASSTKAQPLERDSAVDNALLLTQSKRFSEPQKLTTKKLEGSVAASGRGLSPPQCLPRNYDAQPPGAKHGLARTPLEGHRKGHEFEGTHHPLGTKEGVDAEQRMQPKIPSQPPPVPAKKSRERLANGLHPVPMGPSGALPSPDAPCLPVKRGSPASPTSPSDCPPALAPRPLSGQAPGSPPSTRPPPWLSELPENTSLQEHGVKLGPALTRKVSCARGVDLETLTENKLHAEGIDLTEEPYSDKHGRCGIPEALVQRYAEDLDQPERDVAANMDQIRVKQLRKQHRMAIPSGGLTEICRKPVSPGCISSVSDWLISIGLPMYASTLSTAGFSTLSQVPSLSHTCLQEAGITEERHIRKLLSAARLFKLPPGPEAM, from the exons ATG TCAAGAGAACAATCGGATGATGAGACTGAGGAGTCGGTGAAGTTTAAGAGGTTACACAAGCTGGTAAACTCCACTCGCAGAGTCAGAAAGAAACTAATTAGggtggaagaaatgaaaaaacccAGCactgaag GTGGGGAGGAGCACGTGTTTGAGAATTCGCCGGTCCTGGATGAACGGTCCGCCCTCTACTCTGGCGTGCACAAGAAGCCCCTTTTCTTTGATGGCTCTCCTGAGAAACCTCCCGAAGATGACTCAGACTCTCTCACCACGTCTCCATCCTCCAGCAGCCTGGACACCTGGGGGGCTGGCCGGAAGTTAGTCAAAACCTTCAGCAAAGGAGAGAGCCGGGGCCTGATTAAGCCCCCCAGAAAGATGGGGACATTCTTCTCCTACCCAGAAGAAGAAAAGGCCCAGAAAGTGTCCCGCTCCCTCACCGAGGGGGAGATGAAGAAGGGTCTCGGGTCCCTAAGCCACGGG AGAACCTGCAGTTTTGGAGGATTTGACTTGACGAATCGCTCTCTGCACGTTGGCAGTAATAATTCTGACCCAATG GGTAAAGAAGGAGACTTCGTGTACAAAGAAGTCATCAAATCACCTACTGCCTCTCGCATCTCTCTTGGGAAAAAGGTGAAATCAGTGAAAGAGACGATGAGAAAGAGAATGTCTAAAAAATACAGCAGCTCTGTCTCTGAGCAG GACTCGGGCCTTGATGGAATGCCTGGCTCCCCTCCGCCTTCACAGCCCGACCCCGAACACTTGGACAAGCCCAAGCTCAAGGCCGGGGGTTCTGTAGAAAGTCTTCGCAGTTCTCTCAGTGGGCAGAGCTCCATGA GTGGTCAAACAGTGAGCACCACTGATTCCTCAACCAGCAACCGGGAAAGCGTCAAGTCAGAAGATGGGGATGATGAAGAGCCGCCTTACCGAGGCCCGTTCTGCGGGCGTGCCAGGGTGCACACCGACTTCACCCCCAGTCCCTATGACACAGACTCACTCAAGCTCAAG AAAGGAGATATCATCGATATAATCAGCAAGCCACCCATGGGGACCTGGATGGGCCTGCTGAACAACAAAGTCGGCACGTTCAAGTTCATCTACGTGGACGTGCTCAGTGAAGACGAGGAGAAACCCAAACGCCCCACCAGGAGGCGGCGGAAAGGACGACCACCCCAGCCCAAGTCTGTGGAGGATCTCCTGGATCGGATTAACCTAAAA GAGCACATGCCCACTTTCCTGTTCAATGGATATGAAGATTTGGACACCTTTAAGCTGCTGGAGGAGGAAGACTTGGATGAGTTAAATATCAGGGACCCGGAACACAGAGCTGTTCTCTTGACAGCAGTGGAGCTGTTACAAGAGTATGACA GTAACAGCGACCAGTCAGGATCCCAGGAGAAGCTGCTCGTTGACAGCCAGGGCCTGAGTGGATGCTCACCCCGAGACTCAGGATGCTACGAAAGCAGTGAGAACCTGGAAAATG GCAAGACTCGGAAAGCTAGCCTCCTATCTGCCAAGTCATCCACCGAGCCCAGCTTGAAGTCTTTTAGCAGAAACCAGTTGGGCAATTACCCAACATTGCCTTTAATGAAATCAGGGGATGCACTGAAGCAGGGACAGGAGGAGGGCAGGCTGGGTGGTGGCCTTGCCCCAGACACGTCCAAGAGCTGTGACCCACCTGGTGTGACTGGTTTGAATAAAAACCGAAGAAGCCTCCCAGTTTCCATCTGCCGGAGCTGTGAGACCCTGGAGGGCCCCCAGACTGTGGACACTTGGCCCCGATCCCATTCCCTGGATGACCTTCAAGCGGAGCCTGGTGCTGAGCAAGACGTGCCTACCGAGGTGACAGAACCGCCCCCTCAGATTGTACCTGAAGTGCCACAGAAGACGACTGCCTCTTCCACGAAGGCCCAGCCCCTGGAGCGAGACTCTGCTGTCGACAATGCATTGCTACTGACCCAAAGCAAGAGATTTTCTGAACCTCAGAAATTGACAACTAAGAAACTGGAGGGCTCAGTCGCAGCCTCTGGTCGCGGCCTGTCACCCCCTCAGTGTTTGCCCAGAAACTATGATGCTCAGCCTCCTGGAGCTAAACACGGTTTAGCAAGGACACCTCTGGAGGGCCACAGAAAAGGACATGAGTTTGAAGGAACACACCATCCCCTGGGCACCAAAGAAGGGGTAGATGCTGAGCAGAGAATGCAGCCCAAAATTCCATCACAGCCTCCACCTGTTCCTGCCAAAAAGAGCAGAGAACGCCTTGCTAACGGACTCCACCCTGTTCCCATGGGCCCCAGTGGGGCCCTCCCCAGTCCCGATGCGCCATGCCTGCCAGTGAAAAGGGGCAGCCCCGCCAGCCCCACCAGCCCTAGCGACTGTCCCCCAGCACTGGCTCCCAGGCCTCTCTCAGGGCAGGCGCCTGGCAGCCCACCAAGCACAAGGCCGCCCCCCTGGCTCTCAGAGCTCCCCGAGAACACAAGCCTCCAGGAGCATGGTGTGAAGCTGGGCCCGGCTTTGACCAGGAAGGTCTCCTGTGCCCGGGGAGTGGATCTAGAAACGCTCACTGAAAACAAGCTGCACGCTGAAGGCATCGATCTCACGGAGGAGCCGTATTCCGATAAG CATGGCCGCTGTGGGATTCCTGAAGCCCTGGTGCAGAGATACGCAGAGGACTTGGATCAGCCCGAGCGGGACGTCGCCGCCAACATGGACCAGATCCGGGTGAAGCAGCTTCGGAAGCAGCACCGCATGGCG ATTCCAAGTGGTGGACTCACGGAAATCTGCCGAAAGCCCGTCTCTCCTGGGTGCATTTCGTCTGTGTCAGATTGGCTCATTTCCATCGGTCTACCCATGTACGCCAGCACCCTCTCCACCGCGGGCTTCAGCACACTGAGCCAAGTGCCTTCTCTGTCTCACACTTGCCTTCAGGAAGCCGGCATCACAGAGGAGAGACACATAAGAAAGCTCCTATCTGCAGCCAGACTCTTCAAACTGCCGCCAGGCCCTGAGGCCATGTAG